ACGTGAAACATCATAGGTTTTTGCGGATGCCACCGAGACTTAGGAATGCGTCCTATGGAAATCGCATTATAGTCGTAAAGCGTTCGCAGTTCCCCTATTGTAGGTAGACGCCAGCCTGAATGATTTGACTCACGAGAATTTCGGCAAAACCTTTCGGCTTCTCGCCAGTTCACGTCCTTACCGTTGTCGCGTCTCATCCAGGTCAGCCTCGTAGCCGAGTCATACCATACGACATCATTCTGAGCCGCAAGGGACGATACGTGAGGAAGAACAAGTGCAATTACCACTGCTAGTTGAAGCCTAGAACGCATGTGCAGTCTTTTGAAAAGCGTTAACGAAGCCGAAAAATAGGGCCATTTTCGCTCCTTGAAGCCCGCCCGCATTATGAATCAGATTATTGTTGCTCTCGATTAGAGCTTCAAACTTATCTCTCGGTAGAGCGGGGTTCAGATAATCTCCTATCGGTATGTTGCTCTGGATTCTAATGTGACTCTTTCTGGAATTTACAAATGATTGATCGCCCCTCGCGATAGAGCGATGCGTGCGTTGCTACAGTAAGACATCGCATTCAACCAGCCGCCGCTCTTTCATCCGAGTGCCGCCAAACATCGATGAAAGGGCGTGCGCCGTAATTTGCTCGGTGGCGCGGCCGAAGCGGAGGCACT
The nucleotide sequence above comes from Granulicella cerasi. Encoded proteins:
- a CDS encoding Lcl domain-containing protein, which produces MRAGFKERKWPYFSASLTLFKRLHMRSRLQLAVVIALVLPHVSSLAAQNDVVWYDSATRLTWMRRDNGKDVNWREAERFCRNSRESNHSGWRLPTIGELRTLYDYNAISIGRIPKSRWHPQKPMMFHVRGNLFLTGNIWSGTKVDDFAFFFDFINGYERKDDASFYSGANAKSDRRAICVSDATKTE